The Flavobacterium psychrotrophum region AAACAATAAAATCAGTAAAAAATTCCTCCCCCGTATAGAATATCTTGCCTTTAATAAGAACAATGCCATTGCAATGGAATATCTCTTAGATCATTATCCGCGACGCTATAAAAAAAAGGCTGAGGCTTATTTTAAAGATGTGTTCCAAACATTTAGCTTTAAATCTGAAGATGAAATGTATTATTATCATGGGTTTACCGAAATATTACTAAAAACGGGTAAGCCTGAAATGACTGAGTTGGCCATAGCTAAATTAAAAAGTGATGACCTGGGCGAATACAAATCATGGTTTAACGAATTGCTCGCAGGACACAACCTGCCTGCTTTGCCTGAAGAACAACAATAGTCTTTTAAAATTCTTTGCTTGTGCCGCAAAACCTCACAAATAAAACTAAAACACAATGTCTAAAATCACCTTTTTCATACTCGCCTTTTTTACACTAAGTTTTGCCAGTGCTCAGGATTACAAAACCATTACCTATTTTGTAAACGATAGTGCCCAGCTACAACTCGACCTCTTTTTGCCAAAGACGGCAAAAAAAAGTAAACTAAAAGAAAAAACACCATTACTCATCCATGTGCATGGTGGGGGCTTTGCAGTGGGTACGCGCGAATGGGGACATACCGTATGCCGCGAGGCTGCAAAAAATGGCATTGCAGCAGCCTCTATAAGCTATACGCTATACATGAAAGGCAAAAAGTTTAGCTGCGATGGCATTTTGACCGAGAAAGTTAAGGCATTCCAAATCGCCGCGAACCAGCTATGGCAGGCAACACTATTTTTCATCAAAAACAGTGAGACCTATAATATAGATACCAGCAAAATATTCATCTCGGGAAGCAGTGCCGGTGCCGAAACCGTACTGCACGCCGCCTTTTGGGATCGCTCTTTAATGAACCTTTACCCTACAAGGCTACCGGACAGTTTTCGTTATGCCGGGCTTATATCAGGTTCGGGTGCCATTATGGACCTGAACCTTATCACAAAAAAGAACGTGCTTCCTATAATGCTGTTTCACGGCAGTTGCGACCCTACCGTTCCTTACGCCACTGCGGCACACCACCTGTGCCCTACTAACAGCAGCGGCTGGATAATGCTGTTTGGGTCATATTCCATTTACAACCATATTTTGGGGCTTAACGGCAATACACACCTGTACACCTACTGCAATGGCGGACACGAATATAGCGACGAGCTCTTTGGCAAACAACCCACCGAAACCATTACCTTTATAAAACAGGTATTGGCAGGACAAAAAATGCAGTCGCACACCATTATTAGCACCGGAAAGATTTGTACTAAAGGAGAATATAATTTTTGTGAATAGCCCATGAAAACAACTATCTATTGCGCTGTATTAGCTTTTGTTTTTCTTTCCTGCGAGAAAAGGAAAGATGGTCCGGTATTATCTGTTGAAGAAACAGCCCTAAATGAAAAGGTGCATTTTAACCCGGCAGTGCTGCTAAAACTCAGGGAGTATACAGATGCACAGGTTAAACAATTTATTACCGTTACGCATGAATATGACGCAGAGCGCCACCAGGACATGACGGCTACTAACTACAATCATGCTCTTGTTGTTGGCTTACCACCAAATGAAGCTACAGCTATTTCAGGAAAAATGGACGCATGGCTAAGGCAAAAAGGTTATATTTTATTTAAAAGCTATGACGGTTTTGGGCATGGCAGCGACAGCCTGACCATACTAAAAACAAAAGACCAGTTCGATATTTTGAGAGCCGTAGGTACTGAGGCTGTTAATTATAACCATACAACTAATGCTATTATTGGCACACTTTACAGATGGCATACCAAGTATCCTTTTACTATTAAAGGCGCAGGACCGGACTGGATTGAAGCTCAATTCATTAAACAACCCGCAGACATGACGGCTTTTGCAAAAGAGCTATACGCTTTTTGCCCCGATATAGTAGACCAGGGAAGCGGATCTGTGGATGAAATGGCAAAAGAAATGAAAGACAATAATATTTTGTATCTGTGGTGGGATTAAAACTTGCCGCATAACCTAATCAATCAAATGATATTTAAGCTTATTGTATTCATATTGCTCATCGTCAATTGTATTGGCCTCTATTTTTACCTTGATGGGATATATCTAAATCCAGGCATGAAAACAATGAGCACCAATGACCTTATCTATTTTGTAGCGATTGATATGGCATTTATACTTTTTTACCTTATTAGAAAAAATACTCAAAAGGGACATTAAAGAATCTGTAAGTAAAAATCCCAATGTTAAGTTTTTACGCACAATGCAATCCTTAACATTGAAATCCGTATTTTTAATTTTAGTCACGTTAATTTTGCGTTACCAAAATGTAAAATAAAAAAGCAACCCCATGAACAGAGAAGATTTAAGGCTTGTAGCGTTTACTGTTATTGAAAAGAGTAAACCTAAAAAAGGAAAGAAAACGGTTAAGAAAGAAAAGAAAAAAATAGGCCTGTTCCACCTGTGGGGCACCAATGTTAACGGAAAAGGCAACGAGAAGTTTTATGGCCTTATTGAAGATGCCGAAACCGGCAACCTGCTTGAAGTTAGCTTTAAAGACATTCGTTTTTTAAACGAAGATGAAGTAGAAGAACTTGCAGAAGCTGCACTTGAAGCAGAAGAAGAGCTTTTTATTGAACTGGAAGAAACTACAGAAGTTGCGGCTGAAGCAGTACTTACCGAAGAGACAGCAGCTGAAGTTGCGGCTGAAGCGGCTACAGCAGAAAAGCCAAAACGTGCACCGCGCGCTAAAAAAGCATAATATTCCTAAACTATTATACTAAAAAGACACCTTACAGGCTACGGCATTGAAAGGTGTCTTTCGCTTTTTTTAAATACTGCATATTCAAGCGCTTAAAAAAACAGTTACCCATATAAATACGTTAAAATTATTATAATAATCACAAAACCTTTATATTTGGGCATTCTTAAAACAACACTAAACAACTATCTATGTCTATTTGGAGAAGGAAACCCTTAACGCAGTTGCTAGCCGAAGCTTCTGAATCTGAAAAAGGTTTAAAAAGAACATTAACAGCATGGTCGCTAATAGCGCTGGGCATCGGGGCAATTATAGGCGCCGGTCTTTTTGTACGCACCGCTACAGCAGCAGCACAAAATGCAGGCCCGTCTGTAACCATTGGCTTTATTGTTGCCGCAATAGGGTGTGCACTTGCAGGCCTTTGCTATGCAGAACTTTCATCTTCAATTCCAATTTCGGGTAGTGCTTATACCTATACATATGCAACAATGGGCGAGTTCCTTGCCTGGATAATTGGCTGGGATCTTATTCTTGAATATGCTGTGGGTGCCGCAACCGTGGGTATTGCCTGGAGCGAATACCTCAATAATTTACTGGTCAGTGTGCTGCACATGAACCCTATACCGTATGAGTGGAGCCACTCCCCTTTTCAAACCTCTGCCGAGGGTGTATCAGGCCTTATTAACCTGCCAGCCTTATTTATAGTTGGGGCTATCAGCTTACTGCTTATTAAAGGCACACAGGAATCGGCTTTTGTAAATGGCTTAATTGTACTTGTAAAAGTTACTATCGTGGTTCTTATAATAGTACTGGGCTGGCAGTTTATCAATCCGCTTAACCACGAAAATTATATTCCTGCTGCTTCAACTTATAAAGATGAAGCAGGCGTATCGCATAACTTTGGGGGTATTATGGGTATACTTGGTGCCGCAGGTACCGTGTTCTTTGCCTTTATTGGCTTTGATGCCGTAAGTACTGCTGCACAGGAAACTAAAAATCCTAAGCGCGATATGCCAATTGGTATATTAGGCTCACTAGCGGTATGTACAGTGCTTTACATACTGTTTGCACACGTGCTTACCGGTGTTGCCACCATAGAAGATTTCCGTACCACAGGTAAAGAAGCATCAGTCGCTTTTGCCATCAACAAATACATGGTGGGCTACTCATGGCTGGGCGATTTCGTAACCGTAGCCATCCTTTTTGGCTTTTCATCGGTAATACTGGTAATGCTTTTAGGCCAGAGCCGTGTATTTTACTCAATGGGTAAAGATGGGCTATTACCTAAGTTCTTTAGCCACCTGCACCCTAAATTCCAGACGCCTTATAAAGCAAACCTTGTAATTTTGCTTATTGTGGGCTTATTCGCTGCATTTGTACCCGGCGACATTGTGGGCGACATGACCAGTATTGGCACCCTGTTTGCGTTTATACTTGTGTGTATCTCTGTAATCATATTACGTAAGAGAGAGCCAAATATGGTGCGTGAGTTTAAAACACCGCTTGTACCGTTTGTACCACTTTTAGGTGTCGTGGTATGCCTTGCCATGATCTACGGACTTGGATGGCTAAACTGGGCCAGGCTTATTGGCTGGATGGTACTGGGTGTAATTTTCTATTTTGCTTACAGTAAAAGCAGGAGCGTTTTAGGAAACAAAGAAAATCAGGCTTAATCCATAAAACAGATATTTTTTCAGGATCCCGCTTCGGCGGGATTTTTTGCTATACAACTTCGTTCAAACAGGATTATAACAAAGCATTTATTATTTTTGGCTTATGATGTTATCAAGTAAAAAAACCAAAACTACCTTAATTGCCTTTGACAAAAATCTTGAGCAATATAGAAATCAGGTTTTATTTCCCAATACAGTTGAGAAAGCTAAAGAGATACTCTCCAAAACAGAACTTCCAAAGAGAAAGAATGAGTAAAAAAGAGCTCCGCCTAAAATATAAGTACCTCCGCCAGGAACTCTCGGTTGCCGAAGTGGAAGAAAAAAGCCTGGCAATTGCCAACAGGCTGCTGGCTCTTGATATTTGGGATAACACCTATTATCACCTGTTCCTTACTATGGAAAACCAAAAGGAAGTACATACTGGTCTTATTCAGCATGTACTGTGTGGCAGGGATAAGGAGATTGTTGTTTCGAGGTCAGATTTTGAAAGTTGCAGCATGGTACACTATCTGCTTACAGACAATACAAAACTTGTAATTAACGCTTACGGCATACCTGAGCCGATAGACGGTATTGAAGTACCTTCTGCTAAACTTGATGTGGTTTTTATACCCCTACTGGCTTTTGACTCTAAAGGACACCGTGTAGGATACGGCAAAGGATTTTACGACCGCTTTCTGGCTGAATGCAAACCTGATGTTATAAAGATAGGCTTATCCTTTTTTGAGGCAGAAGAACAGGACATTCCGCATAATGAGACAGACATTGCACTGGAATACTGCATAACACCTGAGAGAATTTACAGGTTTTAGCCATCTGATTCCAAGACTGGGTAAAGCTACTACCTACTGCTTTGGGAATGCCTTTTTATTAAACACGATCAGGATACCCACACCTACCGATATGGCGGCATCGGCAATATTAAAAATTGCATTAAAGAAATAGGTTATTCCATTCTTCTGGTAAATAGGAAAATACAGCATATCTACAACTTTCCCTTCAAACCATCGTCCATAATGCTGTGCTGTATCAAAGGCAGCCACCTTATTTGGCAGGCTGTGATCGAATATTACGCCATAAAAAACAGAATCGATAATGTTACCAAAAGCCCCGGCAAGTATTAGCGCAATAGATACTATGAGATAGGGAGACATGTGTTTTTTAACCGAATCGGCCAGCCACCAGCCTATACCTGCTACCGCACCGATACGGAAAACCGTTAGTGTTATTTTACCGCCCAGCCATGCTGGTATTTTAGTACCCCAGGCCATACCTTCGTTTTCTATAAAACGTATCTGGAACCAGCTAAAAACATTTACAGCCTCATCCAGCATAAAATTTGTTTTTATATAGATCTTAGAGATCTGGTCCACCAATAAAACAAGGATAACAATAAGGTAGGCTTTCTTTAAAGACATTTTTTTTATTTTACCCCGCAAAAATAAATTAATTTATTAAACAATAGGCATTTTAAGTGTGTTTATGGTGGTATTGTTAATGCGCCACATGCCACAATTCATACCGCTTTAAAACACTTAACAAAACTTTAACTACACATCTGGTTCGGCTGCAACCGAACCAACAGAACTAATTTATACCTTTGCACCTCATTGCTTCAAAAATAAACATGTCTGATTTTAAACAAGAACGTGAAGAGCTTATAGAGATGTTCGGTATTCATTTCGAAACCCTGCACCATCTGCCGCCGTTGGCTTCCAGAATATTAGCCACATTGATACTTGACGGATGCAGCCGCGAATTTACGTTTGAAGATTTTATTGAAATGACCGGCGCCAGTAAAAGCTCTGTTTCTACAAACCTGAACCTGTTGCTTAAACTGGGCAAGATTACCTATTATACCCAGCACGGCGACCGTAAAAAATACTATCGCCCATCGGCATTTAGCGAGCGTTTTGACAATTACATCAAGATGATCACTTTTGAAAAAAACATTATTGACAGGATGCTAAACTATCGTAAAAAGACGATGTCCTGTAAGGCAGAAGAGGCAGACCTTGAAAGGGTAGTTGTATATAAAGAGCATATGCTTCTAATGGAAGAACTTATTAATGCTACTATCAAAAAGTTTAAAGAAATAGAATCTAAAATATCAAAATAACCATTACTAATTAAACATCACCATATCCCGTCACACACAATGAAAAGAACGAAAGTTATTAGTGCATTAACTGCTATACTACTGCTTACCGCCTGTGGCAAAAAAGAAGAACAGGCACCACAACAACAAGGCCCTGCACCATTCCCAGTGCAAACTGTTGTTCGCGAAGATGCTACCGTATTTGAAGAATACACGGCTAACCTTGAAGGCCGCCAAAACGTAGAGATCCGCCCGAAAATTACCGGTTTCATCAGTAAGATATTTGTAGATGAAGGCCAGGAGGTTAAAAAAGGTCAGCTGTTATTTAAAATAGAAACACAGACCCAAAACCAGGATGCTAACGCTGCTAAGGCTGCCGTATCTGCCGCACAGGTAGAGGTAGACCGTCTTAAGCCGCTTGTAGACCGCAAAATTATAAGTAACGTACAGCTAGAAACTGCCAAGGCCAGCCTTGCACAGGCTAAAGCAAACTA contains the following coding sequences:
- a CDS encoding alpha/beta hydrolase; amino-acid sequence: MSKITFFILAFFTLSFASAQDYKTITYFVNDSAQLQLDLFLPKTAKKSKLKEKTPLLIHVHGGGFAVGTREWGHTVCREAAKNGIAAASISYTLYMKGKKFSCDGILTEKVKAFQIAANQLWQATLFFIKNSETYNIDTSKIFISGSSAGAETVLHAAFWDRSLMNLYPTRLPDSFRYAGLISGSGAIMDLNLITKKNVLPIMLFHGSCDPTVPYATAAHHLCPTNSSGWIMLFGSYSIYNHILGLNGNTHLYTYCNGGHEYSDELFGKQPTETITFIKQVLAGQKMQSHTIISTGKICTKGEYNFCE
- a CDS encoding DUF4253 domain-containing protein, producing the protein MKTTIYCAVLAFVFLSCEKRKDGPVLSVEETALNEKVHFNPAVLLKLREYTDAQVKQFITVTHEYDAERHQDMTATNYNHALVVGLPPNEATAISGKMDAWLRQKGYILFKSYDGFGHGSDSLTILKTKDQFDILRAVGTEAVNYNHTTNAIIGTLYRWHTKYPFTIKGAGPDWIEAQFIKQPADMTAFAKELYAFCPDIVDQGSGSVDEMAKEMKDNNILYLWWD
- a CDS encoding amino acid permease; this translates as MSIWRRKPLTQLLAEASESEKGLKRTLTAWSLIALGIGAIIGAGLFVRTATAAAQNAGPSVTIGFIVAAIGCALAGLCYAELSSSIPISGSAYTYTYATMGEFLAWIIGWDLILEYAVGAATVGIAWSEYLNNLLVSVLHMNPIPYEWSHSPFQTSAEGVSGLINLPALFIVGAISLLLIKGTQESAFVNGLIVLVKVTIVVLIIVLGWQFINPLNHENYIPAASTYKDEAGVSHNFGGIMGILGAAGTVFFAFIGFDAVSTAAQETKNPKRDMPIGILGSLAVCTVLYILFAHVLTGVATIEDFRTTGKEASVAFAINKYMVGYSWLGDFVTVAILFGFSSVILVMLLGQSRVFYSMGKDGLLPKFFSHLHPKFQTPYKANLVILLIVGLFAAFVPGDIVGDMTSIGTLFAFILVCISVIILRKREPNMVREFKTPLVPFVPLLGVVVCLAMIYGLGWLNWARLIGWMVLGVIFYFAYSKSRSVLGNKENQA
- a CDS encoding 5-formyltetrahydrofolate cyclo-ligase, which codes for MSKKELRLKYKYLRQELSVAEVEEKSLAIANRLLALDIWDNTYYHLFLTMENQKEVHTGLIQHVLCGRDKEIVVSRSDFESCSMVHYLLTDNTKLVINAYGIPEPIDGIEVPSAKLDVVFIPLLAFDSKGHRVGYGKGFYDRFLAECKPDVIKIGLSFFEAEEQDIPHNETDIALEYCITPERIYRF
- a CDS encoding lipoprotein signal peptidase; amino-acid sequence: MSLKKAYLIVILVLLVDQISKIYIKTNFMLDEAVNVFSWFQIRFIENEGMAWGTKIPAWLGGKITLTVFRIGAVAGIGWWLADSVKKHMSPYLIVSIALILAGAFGNIIDSVFYGVIFDHSLPNKVAAFDTAQHYGRWFEGKVVDMLYFPIYQKNGITYFFNAIFNIADAAISVGVGILIVFNKKAFPKQ